One genomic region from Fictibacillus marinisediminis encodes:
- the fapR gene encoding transcription factor FapR: MKRTKKERQALLKATIERTPFITDEELADKFTVSVQTIRLDRLELSIPELRERIKNVAQQQLDTVKALPLEEVIGEIIDLQLDEAAISILDIKSEHVFSRTKIARGHHLFAQANSLAVAIINDELALTSKAKIRFTRQVKEGERVVAKARVSSIEDYRTTVEVTSYVDKEAVFSGEFIMFRSTGEGREGSTT, translated from the coding sequence ATGAAAAGAACGAAAAAAGAACGACAGGCTTTGCTGAAAGCTACGATTGAAAGGACGCCGTTTATTACGGATGAAGAACTGGCGGATAAATTCACTGTCAGTGTCCAGACCATACGGCTTGACCGTCTTGAACTTTCGATCCCGGAACTGAGGGAACGGATCAAAAACGTTGCACAGCAGCAGCTGGATACCGTTAAAGCCCTTCCGCTCGAGGAAGTAATCGGCGAAATTATTGATCTCCAGCTGGACGAAGCAGCGATATCCATATTGGACATAAAGAGTGAACATGTATTTTCCCGGACAAAAATAGCAAGGGGGCATCATCTGTTTGCGCAGGCAAACTCACTTGCCGTAGCCATTATAAACGATGAGCTGGCCCTTACTTCAAAGGCAAAGATCCGTTTTACCCGGCAAGTAAAAGAAGGGGAGCGAGTTGTTGCCAAGGCAAGGGTGAGCAGCATTGAAGACTACCGGACGACCGTGGAAGTTACGAGCTATGTAGATAAAGAGGCTGTTTTTTCCGGGGAGTTCATCATGTTCCGTTCAACTGGAGAAGGAAGGGAAGGGAGTACGACATGA
- the sdaAA gene encoding L-serine ammonia-lyase, iron-sulfur-dependent, subunit alpha has translation MFRNVAELVELAEAKECKISDIMIEQEMEFTGRTKDEIISQMDRNLKVMEEAVERGITEDVKSHSGLTGGDAILLQNYLKSGKSLSGEFMLDAVSKAIATNEVNAAMGTICATPTAGSAGVVPGTLFALKDKLNPTREQMVAFLFASGAFGFVVANNASISGAAGGCQAEVGSATGMAAAAIVELAGGTPSQSAEAMAIALKNMLGLVCDPVAGLVEVPCVKRNAMGASNAIVAADMALAGIKSRIPCDEVIDAMYKIGQSMPTALKETAQGGLAATPTARELEAKIFGIALEKK, from the coding sequence ATGTTTCGTAATGTTGCCGAACTAGTGGAACTTGCCGAGGCAAAAGAATGCAAGATTTCAGATATCATGATTGAGCAGGAAATGGAGTTTACTGGCCGGACGAAAGATGAAATCATCAGCCAGATGGACAGAAACTTAAAGGTAATGGAAGAAGCTGTTGAACGAGGAATAACGGAAGATGTTAAATCTCATTCCGGATTGACTGGCGGGGATGCCATCCTCCTTCAGAATTATTTAAAAAGCGGGAAAAGCCTTTCAGGTGAATTCATGCTGGATGCGGTCAGTAAAGCTATCGCAACCAATGAAGTCAACGCGGCGATGGGAACCATCTGTGCTACCCCTACAGCAGGCTCAGCAGGCGTGGTTCCTGGAACGCTCTTTGCCTTGAAAGATAAATTAAATCCGACAAGAGAGCAGATGGTCGCCTTTTTATTTGCTTCTGGAGCTTTCGGATTTGTAGTCGCCAACAATGCTTCTATTTCAGGTGCTGCCGGGGGCTGTCAGGCAGAAGTCGGATCAGCGACCGGTATGGCAGCAGCGGCCATTGTTGAGCTAGCTGGCGGGACACCTTCACAGTCCGCAGAAGCGATGGCTATCGCTCTGAAGAACATGCTCGGGCTCGTTTGTGATCCTGTTGCAGGCCTTGTAGAAGTACCTTGTGTAAAGCGGAACGCCATGGGAGCAAGCAATGCAATTGTTGCTGCTGATATGGCGCTCGCAGGAATCAAGAGCAGGATTCCGTGCGATGAAGTCATCGATGCGATGTACAAGATCGGGCAATCAATGCCGACAGCACTGAAAGAAACAGCGCAAGGAGGTTTGGCGGCTACACCAACTGCCCGGGAGCTTGAAGCGAAAATATTTGGAATAGCCCTGGAAAAAAAATGA
- the sdaAB gene encoding L-serine ammonia-lyase, iron-sulfur-dependent subunit beta, whose amino-acid sequence MKYKSVFDIIGPVMIGPSSSHTAGAARIGRVARHLFGRKPEYAHISFYGSFAKTYRGHGTDVAIVGGILDFDTFDTRIVDALSLAEEQGIEIKMTEEDALTDHPNTAKIILGDQNGKIELVGISIGGGKIEIVELNGFELKLSGNHPAILIVHNDRYGAIAGVANILAKHQINIGHMRVSRKEKGQEALMIIEVDQNIDPVLIEEIESLPIVQQVVKINE is encoded by the coding sequence ATGAAATACAAAAGTGTTTTTGATATAATCGGGCCAGTCATGATTGGGCCATCAAGCTCCCATACAGCAGGAGCTGCACGAATCGGGAGGGTCGCCCGCCACCTGTTTGGCAGGAAGCCAGAATATGCCCATATTTCTTTTTATGGTTCGTTTGCAAAAACGTACCGCGGACACGGGACTGATGTGGCGATCGTTGGAGGAATCCTTGATTTTGATACTTTTGATACTAGGATTGTGGATGCGCTTTCATTGGCGGAAGAGCAAGGTATTGAGATAAAGATGACCGAGGAAGATGCACTGACCGATCATCCCAATACCGCAAAGATCATTCTTGGTGACCAGAATGGAAAAATTGAACTGGTTGGGATATCGATCGGCGGAGGGAAAATAGAGATAGTTGAGCTAAACGGTTTTGAACTGAAGCTGAGCGGAAACCACCCTGCAATACTGATTGTTCATAACGACAGATACGGAGCCATCGCAGGAGTTGCAAATATTCTCGCCAAGCATCAGATCAATATCGGCCACATGCGGGTTTCACGGAAAGAAAAAGGACAAGAAGCTCTCATGATCATTGAAGTAGACCAAAATATAGACCCGGTACTCATCGAGGAGATTGAATCACTGCCAATTGTACAGCAAGTGGTAAAAATTAATGAGTAA
- the plsX gene encoding phosphate acyltransferase PlsX → MRIAIDAMGGDNAPEAQVKGALKALSAFDDLTVILIGDEKKISPYLTSEKNIEVIHTEEKITSDDEPVRAVRKKKNASMVLAAKEVKEGRADACISAGNTGALMASGLFNVGRISGIDRPALSPTLPTVDGKGFLLLDVGANMDAKPEHLLQYAIMGSTYAEQVRGTSSPRVGLLNVGTEDEKGNALSKAAFQLLKEAPVNFIGNVEARDLLNGAADVVVCDGFSGNVVLKTIEGTALTMFSMLKQELTATAVSKIAAGILKPRLKGLKNKLDYSEYGGAGLFGLAAPVVKAHGSSDENAIYNAVRQTRTMVEKNVVQIIAEKMKELEKEEQKGEE, encoded by the coding sequence ATGAGAATTGCCATCGATGCGATGGGAGGCGACAATGCTCCGGAAGCTCAGGTTAAAGGAGCTTTAAAAGCACTTTCTGCCTTTGATGATCTTACAGTGATTTTAATTGGAGATGAAAAGAAAATCTCTCCTTATCTGACTTCTGAAAAAAACATAGAAGTCATCCACACGGAAGAAAAAATAACGAGCGATGATGAACCTGTACGTGCAGTGCGGAAGAAAAAGAATGCTTCCATGGTTCTCGCCGCTAAAGAGGTAAAAGAGGGGCGGGCGGATGCCTGTATCTCAGCAGGGAATACTGGAGCACTTATGGCTTCTGGTCTGTTTAATGTTGGGAGGATCAGCGGTATTGACCGTCCGGCTCTATCTCCGACGCTTCCGACAGTAGACGGGAAGGGATTTTTGCTCCTGGATGTAGGCGCCAATATGGATGCAAAACCTGAGCATCTGCTGCAATACGCTATCATGGGAAGTACATATGCAGAGCAAGTAAGGGGAACGAGTTCTCCGAGAGTCGGTCTTTTGAATGTCGGCACGGAGGATGAAAAAGGGAATGCCCTAAGCAAAGCGGCCTTTCAGCTGCTGAAAGAAGCTCCCGTGAACTTTATCGGTAACGTTGAAGCAAGGGACCTCCTGAACGGAGCGGCTGATGTTGTCGTCTGCGATGGGTTTTCCGGAAACGTAGTGCTGAAAACGATAGAAGGTACCGCACTGACGATGTTTTCCATGCTTAAGCAGGAGCTTACAGCGACTGCTGTCAGCAAGATTGCAGCAGGGATTTTAAAACCTCGGCTTAAAGGCCTGAAGAACAAGCTGGACTATTCAGAGTATGGCGGAGCTGGATTGTTTGGGCTTGCTGCACCGGTAGTAAAAGCCCATGGGTCTTCCGATGAGAATGCGATTTATAATGCGGTAAGACAAACGAGAACGATGGTTGAAAAAAATGTTGTTCAAATCATTGCTGAAAAGATGAAAGAACTTGAAAAAGAAGAACAAAAGGGGGAAGAATAA
- the fabG gene encoding 3-oxoacyl-[acyl-carrier-protein] reductase — protein MLKGKTAIVTGASRGIGRAIALELAKNGAKVAVNYAGSEAKAQEVVDEIRSMGQDAIAVQANVADSESVSAMVKTVIEEFGALDILVNNAGITRDNLIMRMKEDEWDAVLDTNLKGVFLCTKAVTRQMMKQRKGRIINISSIVGVSGNPGQANYVAAKAGVIGLTKSTAKELASRNITVNAVAPGFIDTDMTHVLEENVKGEMLKAIPLARFGSTEDISSLVTFLASDSSSYITGQTIHVDGGMVM, from the coding sequence ATGTTAAAAGGAAAAACAGCTATTGTTACAGGCGCATCCAGGGGAATCGGAAGGGCCATCGCGTTGGAACTGGCAAAAAACGGCGCTAAAGTGGCCGTAAACTATGCAGGCAGTGAAGCGAAGGCGCAGGAAGTCGTAGATGAGATACGATCAATGGGCCAGGACGCTATCGCTGTGCAAGCAAATGTGGCAGATAGTGAATCGGTATCAGCTATGGTTAAAACAGTTATTGAAGAGTTTGGTGCTCTTGACATTCTAGTGAATAACGCAGGTATCACGAGAGACAACCTGATCATGAGAATGAAAGAGGACGAGTGGGACGCTGTCCTTGACACCAACTTAAAAGGTGTATTCCTCTGCACAAAAGCCGTAACCCGCCAGATGATGAAGCAGAGAAAGGGGAGAATCATTAATATCTCCTCCATTGTCGGTGTATCCGGAAATCCTGGCCAGGCCAATTATGTTGCAGCGAAAGCAGGTGTTATCGGACTGACAAAATCGACGGCTAAAGAATTAGCCAGCAGAAATATTACGGTGAACGCAGTGGCTCCAGGATTCATTGATACGGATATGACACACGTTCTTGAAGAAAATGTAAAAGGTGAGATGCTGAAGGCAATACCGCTTGCCCGTTTTGGGAGCACGGAAGACATTTCCTCCCTCGTCACGTTCCTAGCAAGCGACAGCAGTTCCTATATTACTGGACAGACGATCCACGTCGACGGCGGAATGGTGATGTAA
- a CDS encoding DUF1128 domain-containing protein has translation MNLSTPSQENIEFMIEGLKKKLQLVNSGLIQGDDYTVDQYDDIKELYDMVMKMPGFSVRDMEGIVSELGSLKKK, from the coding sequence ATGAACTTATCCACTCCCAGCCAGGAGAACATAGAGTTTATGATAGAAGGCTTGAAAAAAAAGCTCCAGCTTGTAAACTCAGGTCTGATCCAGGGTGATGATTACACCGTTGACCAATATGATGACATAAAAGAACTTTATGATATGGTAATGAAAATGCCTGGATTCAGTGTAAGAGATATGGAAGGCATCGTCTCCGAGCTCGGTTCCCTAAAAAAGAAGTAA
- the fabD gene encoding ACP S-malonyltransferase yields the protein MGKIAFLFPGQGSQSVGMAQELAQNFVEARTIFDTADEKLGISLSSIIFEGPEEVLKRTENTQPALLTASIAVLEVFKKYGIQADYAAGHSLGEYSALVAAGSLSFEDAVYAVRQRGLFMEEAVPTGVGAMSAILGMKQEELEAITEKVTENGHAVQVANLNCPGQIVISGTAQGVADASRLAKENGAKVIPLQVSGPFHSSLMEPAAEKMQDVLDSITIQDAEIPVLANVSAKQVTDAEEIKEKLVKQIYSPVRWEETINELMALGVDTFIEIGPGKVLSGLVKKVNRRANVIAISDEATINAAAEKLKGE from the coding sequence ATGGGTAAAATTGCTTTTCTTTTTCCGGGACAGGGCTCCCAAAGCGTTGGAATGGCGCAAGAACTGGCACAAAATTTCGTAGAAGCCCGAACTATCTTTGATACCGCAGATGAAAAGCTCGGTATTTCTTTGTCTTCTATCATTTTTGAAGGGCCTGAAGAAGTCTTAAAACGTACAGAAAACACACAGCCGGCCCTGCTGACTGCAAGTATTGCTGTTTTGGAAGTATTTAAGAAATATGGGATCCAAGCTGACTATGCAGCCGGGCACAGTCTTGGGGAATATTCAGCTCTTGTGGCAGCTGGCAGTCTGTCGTTTGAAGATGCTGTATACGCGGTCAGACAGCGTGGCCTTTTTATGGAAGAAGCCGTGCCGACTGGAGTCGGTGCGATGTCTGCCATCCTGGGAATGAAACAGGAGGAACTTGAAGCCATTACAGAAAAGGTTACTGAGAACGGGCATGCTGTTCAGGTCGCTAATCTTAACTGTCCGGGGCAGATTGTTATTTCTGGTACTGCTCAGGGAGTTGCAGACGCGTCAAGGCTTGCGAAAGAAAACGGTGCAAAAGTGATCCCGCTGCAAGTGAGCGGACCTTTCCATTCTTCCTTAATGGAGCCGGCAGCTGAGAAAATGCAAGATGTTCTTGACTCGATTACGATTCAGGATGCAGAAATTCCGGTCCTTGCGAACGTCTCTGCCAAACAGGTAACAGATGCAGAGGAAATAAAAGAAAAGCTCGTCAAGCAAATCTACTCTCCGGTCAGATGGGAAGAGACCATTAATGAACTAATGGCTTTAGGTGTAGATACCTTTATCGAAATCGGACCAGGTAAAGTGCTGTCAGGCCTCGTGAAGAAAGTGAATCGCCGGGCAAATGTCATCGCCATCAGTGATGAAGCAACCATAAATGCAGCAGCGGAAAAGCTGAAGGGAGAGTAA
- a CDS encoding DAK2 domain-containing protein, whose protein sequence is MSLTVLDGKKFAAMVALGAANLSKNAAMVDALNVFPVPDGDTGTNMNLTITSGAKEVQNNIIPDISKVASSFSRGLLMGARGNSGVILSQLFRGFSKSIEGKETITSADFARAFENGVETAYKAVMKPIEGTILTVAKDAAKRAVKAAKKSDDILFVMYEVVTEAKASLDRTPDLLPVLKEVGVVDSGGQGLLTVYEGFLSALEGKDLPEISPQGPSMKEMVNAEHHKAQLHMKTEDIHFGYCTEFMVKFEPEKLKKAPFIEEAFRNELNEHGDSLLVVADDDLVKVHIHTEQPGNMLTLAQKHGSLINIKIENMREQHTAILESETHVPVKMPESKQEKKAYGIVTVAMGSGIKELFTSLGAGYVIEGGQTMNPSTEDIVKAIEEVNAEKVIVLPNNGNIVMAAEQAASIVDQDVIVVRSKNVPQGMAALLVFNPSAELEENHKKMTDALSSVKSGQLTFAVRDTSIDGVEISKGDFMGILNGKIVASMPDKDEAVQELVKEMIDEDSEIITLISGEDASDEDTERLVQFIEESFPSIEVEVHEGSQPLYPFIISVE, encoded by the coding sequence GTGTCTTTAACAGTTTTAGACGGTAAAAAGTTTGCGGCTATGGTTGCATTGGGAGCCGCAAACTTATCAAAAAACGCAGCAATGGTAGATGCACTTAATGTTTTTCCTGTGCCGGACGGGGATACAGGAACCAACATGAACCTTACGATTACTTCTGGTGCAAAAGAAGTTCAAAACAACATAATTCCCGATATCAGTAAAGTCGCGAGCTCTTTTTCCCGAGGCTTGCTCATGGGGGCAAGAGGCAACTCCGGGGTTATATTATCCCAGCTTTTCCGTGGTTTTTCAAAATCAATCGAAGGAAAAGAAACCATTACTTCGGCTGACTTTGCAAGAGCATTTGAGAACGGAGTAGAAACAGCCTATAAGGCTGTGATGAAGCCCATCGAGGGAACCATTCTTACGGTGGCTAAAGATGCGGCAAAACGTGCTGTTAAGGCGGCTAAAAAAAGTGATGATATCCTTTTCGTCATGTACGAAGTTGTAACGGAAGCCAAAGCTTCCCTAGACAGAACTCCTGACTTGCTTCCGGTTTTGAAAGAAGTAGGCGTTGTTGATTCAGGCGGGCAAGGGCTTCTGACGGTTTATGAAGGCTTTCTGTCCGCACTGGAAGGAAAGGACCTTCCTGAAATTTCTCCGCAAGGGCCTTCTATGAAGGAAATGGTTAATGCCGAGCACCATAAAGCACAGCTTCATATGAAAACCGAAGATATCCATTTCGGATACTGTACAGAGTTTATGGTGAAATTCGAACCTGAGAAATTAAAGAAGGCGCCTTTCATTGAGGAAGCATTCCGTAATGAATTAAACGAGCATGGCGATTCTTTGCTTGTTGTTGCCGATGATGATCTTGTAAAAGTTCATATTCATACGGAACAGCCGGGCAACATGCTTACCCTTGCTCAGAAACATGGAAGTCTGATCAACATTAAAATTGAAAACATGCGTGAGCAGCATACTGCGATTTTGGAATCTGAGACACATGTGCCCGTTAAGATGCCTGAATCTAAACAAGAGAAAAAAGCATATGGCATCGTTACCGTAGCGATGGGGAGCGGCATTAAAGAATTGTTCACTTCACTCGGTGCCGGTTACGTTATTGAAGGCGGACAAACGATGAACCCTAGTACCGAAGATATCGTCAAAGCCATTGAAGAAGTGAATGCCGAAAAAGTAATCGTGCTTCCGAACAACGGAAACATTGTTATGGCTGCAGAGCAGGCAGCATCCATCGTCGACCAGGATGTAATCGTCGTCCGCTCTAAAAACGTTCCTCAGGGAATGGCGGCTCTGCTTGTGTTTAACCCTTCAGCAGAATTGGAAGAAAATCATAAGAAGATGACAGACGCGCTTTCAAGCGTAAAATCCGGACAGCTTACATTTGCTGTAAGAGATACTTCCATTGATGGCGTCGAGATTTCAAAAGGCGATTTCATGGGGATCTTGAACGGCAAGATCGTAGCTTCCATGCCGGATAAAGATGAAGCGGTTCAGGAGCTTGTAAAGGAAATGATTGATGAGGATTCTGAAATCATCACCCTGATTTCCGGTGAAGATGCATCGGATGAAGATACGGAACGTTTAGTTCAGTTTATCGAGGAATCTTTCCCTTCTATAGAAGTGGAAGTCCATGAGGGCAGCCAGCCGCTTTATCCTTTTATTATCTCAGTTGAGTAG
- the recG gene encoding ATP-dependent DNA helicase RecG, with protein MKLNELKVTEINGIGESKSEELKELGVVSVMDLLEYLPFRYDNHQLKDLADVKHEERATIEGKVHSEPSLRYFPRKKSKLSIRVLIGRYLITAVFFNQPYLKKQLTPGQTVTLTGKWDAHKMTLTVNDIKFGLQPQDESIDPIYPVKGEMSVKQVRRLIKLAFNQYGEEVEEVLPKESLESYKLWPRKQALYSLHFPKSFEHLKQARRRMVYEEFLLFQLKMQMFKKINREQSAGEKLHFSMDDVNRFVTSLPFPLTNAQQRVTHEILKDMSSPHRMNRLLQGDVGSGKTVVAAIALFAAVSSGSQGALMVPTEILAEQHYHSLLQLLEPHQIKVELLTSSVKGKRRADILAKLAEGEVNVLIGTHALIQDEVVFHQLGLVITDEQHRFGVKQRRVLREKGQSPDVLFMTATPIPRTLAISVFGDMDVSVIDEMPAGRKAIETYWAKHNMLDRVLGFVQKELDQGRQAYVICPLIEESDKLDVQNAIDVHAQLQHYFHQYRVGLMHGRLHSSEKEEVMREFTENKCHVLVSTTVVEVGVNVPNATMMVIYDAERFGLSQLHQLRGRVGRGSDQSYCILIADPKSEEGKERMRIMTETSDGFVLSEKDLELRGPGDFFGSKQSGVPDFKIADIVHDYRVLEVARNDASRLVNSEALFHEEAYAPLRSFLEKEGVLTSERLD; from the coding sequence ATGAAGCTTAACGAATTAAAAGTGACAGAGATCAATGGGATCGGTGAGAGCAAATCAGAAGAACTGAAAGAGCTTGGGGTTGTCTCAGTGATGGATCTGCTTGAATATTTGCCGTTCCGCTATGACAATCATCAGCTGAAAGATCTGGCCGATGTAAAACATGAAGAGAGGGCAACAATCGAAGGGAAGGTTCACAGTGAACCTTCTCTCCGTTATTTTCCAAGAAAAAAATCAAAACTCAGCATCAGGGTGCTGATCGGACGTTATTTAATTACTGCTGTCTTTTTTAATCAGCCGTATTTAAAAAAGCAGCTTACACCCGGACAAACGGTTACCCTCACAGGGAAATGGGATGCTCATAAAATGACCCTGACCGTCAATGACATTAAATTTGGGCTGCAGCCGCAAGATGAAAGCATCGATCCCATCTATCCGGTCAAGGGAGAGATGAGCGTTAAGCAAGTAAGGAGGCTGATCAAACTCGCCTTCAACCAATATGGTGAGGAGGTTGAGGAAGTGCTTCCGAAGGAGAGTTTGGAGTCCTATAAGCTCTGGCCGAGAAAACAAGCCCTATACAGCCTGCACTTTCCGAAGAGTTTTGAACATTTAAAACAGGCGCGCCGCCGGATGGTATATGAGGAATTCCTGCTTTTTCAGCTTAAGATGCAAATGTTTAAAAAGATCAACCGGGAACAGTCTGCCGGAGAAAAACTGCATTTCAGCATGGATGATGTCAACAGGTTTGTTACTTCCTTACCGTTCCCGCTGACGAATGCCCAGCAGCGGGTCACTCATGAAATTTTAAAAGACATGTCCTCTCCCCACAGGATGAATCGCCTTCTTCAGGGAGATGTCGGATCTGGCAAAACAGTCGTTGCAGCCATCGCCCTATTTGCAGCTGTTTCCTCAGGAAGCCAAGGAGCTTTGATGGTACCGACAGAAATATTGGCGGAACAGCACTACCATTCGCTTCTCCAACTGCTTGAACCTCATCAGATTAAAGTGGAATTACTGACAAGTTCTGTGAAAGGGAAAAGACGGGCAGATATTTTAGCAAAGCTTGCAGAGGGAGAAGTGAATGTGTTAATTGGTACACACGCACTCATTCAGGATGAGGTTGTATTTCATCAATTAGGCCTTGTCATAACTGATGAACAGCACCGTTTCGGCGTCAAACAGCGCCGGGTGCTGCGAGAAAAAGGACAAAGTCCGGATGTTCTGTTCATGACAGCAACCCCCATTCCGCGGACGCTTGCAATCTCCGTGTTTGGAGACATGGATGTTTCTGTCATCGACGAAATGCCAGCCGGCAGAAAAGCTATCGAAACCTATTGGGCTAAACATAACATGCTTGACCGTGTCCTCGGTTTTGTACAGAAAGAGCTTGATCAAGGGAGACAGGCCTATGTGATCTGTCCGCTTATTGAGGAGTCAGACAAGCTGGATGTACAGAATGCGATTGATGTGCATGCACAGCTGCAGCACTATTTTCATCAATACAGGGTCGGCTTAATGCATGGAAGGCTCCATTCCTCTGAAAAAGAGGAAGTGATGAGAGAATTTACTGAGAATAAGTGCCATGTTCTGGTATCTACGACCGTAGTGGAAGTAGGAGTAAACGTACCGAACGCCACGATGATGGTGATCTACGATGCGGAAAGGTTTGGCCTGTCACAGCTTCATCAGCTCAGGGGCCGCGTTGGCCGTGGAAGTGATCAGTCGTATTGTATATTAATCGCTGACCCGAAATCAGAAGAGGGAAAAGAAAGAATGAGGATCATGACTGAAACCTCTGATGGTTTTGTTCTGTCAGAAAAAGATCTTGAACTTAGAGGCCCTGGGGACTTCTTCGGCAGCAAACAGAGCGGGGTTCCAGATTTTAAGATCGCAGATATCGTGCATGACTACCGTGTGCTCGAGGTGGCGAGGAACGATGCTTCCCGGCTCGTCAATTCAGAAGCGCTTTTTCATGAAGAGGCCTACGCTCCGCTTAGAAGCTTCTTGGAAAAGGAAGGCGTGTTAACATCGGAACGCCTTGACTGA
- the acpP gene encoding acyl carrier protein yields MADVLERVSKIIVDRLGVDAAEVKTEASFKEDLGADSLDVVELVMELEDEFDLEISDEDAEKITTVGDVVNYINSNNN; encoded by the coding sequence ATGGCAGACGTATTAGAAAGAGTTTCAAAGATTATCGTAGATCGTCTTGGTGTAGACGCTGCTGAGGTTAAAACCGAAGCTTCTTTTAAAGAAGATCTAGGTGCTGATTCCTTGGATGTTGTTGAATTAGTTATGGAACTTGAGGACGAGTTTGATTTGGAAATTTCCGACGAAGATGCTGAAAAAATTACAACGGTTGGTGACGTTGTTAATTACATAAACAGCAACAACAACTAA
- the rnc gene encoding ribonuclease III, translated as MKGSKKQTSNLKKHSRQRFKHQARKQMDEKVRKQKVAPLQERIDLFFDNEKLLVQAFTHSSYVNEHRGRPYEDNERLEFLGDAVLELTISQFLYSKFSTMSEGELTKLRAAIVCEPSLVILANELHFGDYVLLGKGEENTGGRTRPALLADVFEAFIGALYLDKGIEAVKGFLEVNVFPRINEGAFSHVMDFKSQLQEYVQREGLGTIDYKIIQEKGPAHNREFVSEVKLNEDTFGVGFGRSKKEAEQHAAQEALEKIMKH; from the coding sequence ATGAAAGGTTCAAAGAAACAGACATCAAATTTAAAGAAACATTCAAGGCAAAGATTTAAGCATCAGGCAAGAAAACAGATGGATGAAAAGGTACGCAAACAAAAGGTAGCTCCCTTACAGGAACGAATTGATCTCTTCTTTGACAATGAAAAATTACTGGTTCAGGCATTTACCCATTCATCATATGTGAATGAGCATCGGGGACGTCCTTACGAAGACAACGAACGGCTTGAATTTTTAGGGGATGCAGTTCTTGAATTGACAATTTCTCAATTTCTTTACTCAAAGTTTTCGACTATGAGCGAAGGAGAGTTAACAAAATTAAGAGCAGCCATTGTCTGTGAGCCATCTCTCGTCATTTTGGCCAACGAGCTTCATTTTGGGGATTATGTTTTGCTGGGCAAAGGCGAAGAAAACACCGGTGGACGCACACGGCCGGCATTGCTCGCAGATGTGTTTGAAGCCTTTATCGGTGCACTGTACCTTGATAAAGGAATCGAAGCCGTTAAAGGATTTCTGGAAGTGAATGTTTTTCCCCGAATTAATGAAGGTGCTTTTTCTCATGTGATGGATTTTAAGAGCCAGCTTCAGGAATATGTTCAGCGAGAAGGTCTTGGAACGATTGATTATAAAATCATTCAGGAAAAAGGGCCGGCGCATAACCGGGAATTCGTATCTGAGGTAAAGTTAAATGAAGATACGTTCGGAGTCGGTTTTGGACGTTCTAAAAAAGAAGCGGAGCAGCATGCTGCACAGGAAGCGCTCGAGAAGATAATGAAACATTAA